Proteins co-encoded in one Quercus robur chromosome 8, dhQueRobu3.1, whole genome shotgun sequence genomic window:
- the LOC126694371 gene encoding serine acetyltransferase 1, chloroplastic-like, translating into MKVLILQARYLSLSVSLYNKAGPSLSAPNAISPSFLSLTSLPRLKQNTMAACIGASRTTLTETNPLSCDPNKSQIEDQTYNYVKFCRPSCADRVSYVPFCPDRSKTMDEVDLWRKMQEEARYDVEQEPVLSNYYYNSILSQGSLERALANHLSMKLSNSSLPSGTLFDVFQGVVVEGKEIMMAVMDDLRAVKERDPACVSYVHCFLNFKGFLACQAHRVAHKLWSQGRKVLALLIQNRVSEVFAVDIHPGAKIGRGILFDHATGVVIGETAVIGNDVSILHNVTLGGTGKACGDRHPKIGDGVLIGAGTCILGNIRIGDGAKIGAGSVVVKDVPARTTAVGNPARLIGGKDNPIKLDKIPSLTMDHTSHISEWSDYVI; encoded by the coding sequence atgaAAGTTCTTATCCTCCAAGCTCGCTACCTGTCCCTTTCAGTTTCTTTATATAACAAAGCCGGCCCTTCACTCTCAGCCCCAAATGCTATCTCACCTAGCTTTCTTTCTCTCACAAGTCTCCCAAGATTGAAACAGAACACAATGGCCGCTTGTATTGGAGCCTCAAGAACTACCCTAACCGAAACCAACCCACTTTCCTGCGACCCAAACAAGTCCCAAATCGAAGACCAAACTTACAATTACGTGAAATTTTGCCGACCCAGTTGCGCTGATCGTGTTTCCTATGTACCCTTTTGCCCAGACAGGTCAAAGACCATGGACGAGGTTGATCTATGGCGGAAAATGCAAGAGGAAGCTAGGTACGATGTGGAGCAAGAACCGGTATTGTCAAACTACTATTACAATTCTATTTTGTCACAGGGTTCATTGGAAAGGGCGTTGGCCAATCATCTTTCAATGAAATTAAGCAATTCTAGTCTTCCTAGTGGTACTTTATTTGATGTTTTCCAAGGTGTTGTTGTAGAGGGTAAAGAAATTATGATGGCTGTGATGGATGACCTTAGAGCtgtgaaagagagagacccaGCTTGTGTGAGCTATGTGCATTGTTTCTTGAACTTTAAAGGGTTTCTCGCTTGTCAGGCGCATAGGGTGGCACATAAGTTGTGGTCACAAGGTAGAAAGGTGTTGGCTTTGTTGATTCAGAATAGGGTGTCTGAGGTTTTTGCGGTGGATATTCATCCAGGTGCAAAGATTGGACGTGGGATATTGTTTGATCATGCAACTGGTGTTGTGATTGGTGAGACTGCTGTGATAGGGAACGATGTGTCAATCTTGCATAATGTGACATTAGGAGGGACTGGGAAGGCGTGTGGGGATAGGCACCCAAAGATTGGAGATGGGGTGTTGATAGGTGCAGGGACTTGTATTTTGGGGAATATTAGGATTGGGGATGGGGCTAAGATTGGAGCTGGGTCTGTTGTGGTAAAGGATGTGCCAGCAAGGACAACAGCAGTTGGGAACCCAGCTAGGTTGATTGGAGGGAAAGACAACCCAATTAAGCTTGATAAGATTCCTAGTTTGACCATGGATCATACTTCACATATATCTGAGTGGTCTGACTATGTTATCTAG